The genomic interval GCTCCCAAACCTTCAGGTCCCTCCTCCCTTCCCATGGCCCTGTCACCTGTGTCTCCAGGACCTTTCCTAAGCAGCCAAGGGTCTTTTAAGAAGCAGCAGAGTTTCTCAACGGGACATTCCCCGAATCAGCCGCCTCCGACTCTTCCAAAGCAGCACAGCCTCTCCTCCAAAAACCTCACCATGTCtccttcgtcctcctcctcttcggtCTCCATTGCAGCTGCTACCTCCTCTTTGGTCAAACAGATTGTCAATCAGTTCCCGGGAaatgctgcctcctcctccatctctgcctccagctccatGGAAGGCTCCAAGTTCAGCGCTCCTCAGTCTCCTCCGGCGGTGAAGGCCAAGCCAAAGTGGCAGCCAGGAGGAGTTGTGGCTCCACAGTCACCAGAGttccccccacctcctccagacaacacctcaggagatttccctcctcctccgtcttcatcctcctctaaGACGGGCTCCCCCATAAAGAAGTCGCCTTCCACCTCGTCCACAGGATCCATCAAGCGCGGGCCGCCAGCTCCACAGAGAGCCTCCTCCATGCGCTCCAACTCAGGCGAGGCCCAAGACGAGAGGCCGAAGAAGGTGGAGAGCCTGGTCAACAAATTTGCCCAAGCTCCTCAGACGGgtacctcctccagctcctcgtcaGCCACCGGGTCTCCTTCTAAAGATTCCTCAGCGCTTCCTGCTCCGCTCCCCAAGCCGGGGAAGCTGAACCTGGCGAACCTCCCGCTGGTGCTCCAGGGTCTGCAGACCGGCCAGCACCATCAGCCCGCGGAGTTCccatcccctccccccccgcctCCACCTTCCCATCCGACCAACCTCGACTCCTCTCCCGACTACTTCCCGCCTCCCCCCAGTGACTCAGagctcttccctcctcctcctcacccgtCAGAGTTCCATCACCCCCCTAAGGTAGCCGTGGTGAACCCCCAGCCTCAGATGCAGCAACATCAACAGTCGGCGACGCCGGCCTTGTCGTCCACGTCGTGGAAACAGAGCTCCCTGAAAAAGGGGGCGGTCCCTCCTCCATCACTGAACCGGTGGAGCAGCAGCACGACTCAGTACGACAACACGATTTCACTGCCGCTCTCGCCGCCTCCTCTGTCCCAGACACCGCCTCCTTCCCTGTCCTCTtacacgtcctcctcctcctctcccgtcCCACCCACCTCCCCGAAGTCCTCCGGGCCGGTCTCCCTGGCTCTGAAGCCTCACTTCCTGGAAGACCTCAACCGCACCCTGAAGAGGAAGTCGGTGTCTCGCCACggctccctcacctcctcctccctcatcccCTCGTCAAAGATGGAGCCTGTGGGCACCATGGACGACATGGCGCTCCTGCCGCCGCCTCCTCCCGAgctcatgcagcagcagcaggggagtCGAGGACACTCCCAGACTTTGTCTCgccaccacacacactcccactccACCAAACATGCCAACATCTCAGGCTATGCAACGCTGCGGCGAGGCCCGCCCCCCGCTCCTCCGAAAAGGGACCAAAGCACCAAACTGACCGGTGATTGGTAGGGAGCGAGGACACTGGGTGGAGCCTAAACAGCCGAACTGATTATTTAGGACTCATGGTTTCTGCAGAGAAGAAATAATCAATGTCTGTCTTGACTTGTCCGTCTCCCCTCATCCCAAACCTCCACCCTGGGATTTCTGAGCAAGTAGCAAGCTGTGTTTCCTACTCGTGCTCTCAGAAAATGATTGTTCCTATTATCCTCATTATTACTATCATTACAATACATGTTTAACCCAATGACatgagttaaaaaaatatatatgtatatatatctgTATACAAGCAAGCCAGAAAAATCACCAATCAAGCTTTTTTCACAATGTCTGTGCAGCTTTGCATTGAAATATACAAAAGACGAGACGCAGACAATTCGCTGCAAAATAACTGGTACTGCATGGAGctagggaaggagggaaggaaccgacgaagggaaggagagaattAATGGAAGGATGCGAACGTGAGATGATGTGTATAGACATgttggggggggtgaggggggggggggcagggcgcTCTTAGAGGGAGCATTGCCATTTATTTCAaaccttttttgtgtgtgtgtttttatataagATTATTTAATACTGGAAAagatattgttattataattattttaagtttttaagGAGTGTCAGAAGAGAATGAGTTTGACTGGACGTGTGTTCTCAAAATACTTAGAAAGTGTTGATCTGGTTACTCAGTTTATAATTGGATCGTTTGATCCGAACGTATTTCTTTAACGTTACAGCTCCGCGGCTGATCGGCCGCTGACGACTTAGATTCATCAAATACTTCTCGTGAGGTTGTTCTCAGATCACAGGAGGTTTCAAATCAGTttgtatgaagaaaaaaaaaaagaagccagagGGAAGAACCACGTTATTTTCATGTCTTCCCTTTCCTCTGTGAAGTTCGAGGTCGGTCTTGCACATTTTCATTTCTCTCAGTTCTCCAAATTCAATTTGTTCCCAGCAGATCTGAAGGATCTCGACCTCAGTCCCTCTCGACCAGAACCTCCAGTCGTCTGAGTTCAGCCTTCACACCCGCGTCAGCCGGCGACATCAGACTAATGTTTTCATGACAGTCCTGGTTTCACACCTTGTTTACACGGACTCAGCTTTGCCGTCAGTGTTTGTTGGCTTGTAGACCAAGCAGCTAGTCAGCTCCAATGAACTCTGTCTGAACGAAGGTGATCATCACTTTGCTAGTGAATAAAATCAGTCAATTGTTTGTCATCTCAACGGCTCGTCCATCACTCTGCATGTTTATAAGGAGGTGGAGCGTCTTCATGGACCGGAGGCGCCCTGAGGAGCAAGTGCCTGGAAACAACATCGTATCCTGAAGAGGATTTAACATCTATGATGCCTCTTATTGGGTTTCTGCCATTTTGAGGCCTGTAGTTTAGGTTCATCCTCCACGCACTGGGATCTTTGTCGGATTCGGTCGATGAGAAGTCAGGAAAGTCTCAGTCTCACTTTTGCCTTCTCACGTTCATCTGTTCCAGAGAACATCAGGAGATTCTCCGGAGATCAGCCGAcgactgaaagcagctttatcaGAAGTGAACGAGAGCGAGAGTCTTAActtctcattaattaaaaaCTTATGAAGTAGCTCAAGCTCAACCTGAAGGTGGATTAACAACAGATTATTTAGGTCTTAGAATATCAGGTTTATCTGCACCTCTCAAAAAGATAAAGGTCATGAAAAGGGCGCCCCCTACTGTCAGATCTGTTTTCTGATCaggtttatttcatttttcaaacagTGAGAACTCAAGATCAAAAATAaactagattttggtgaaaatcgcttatgtggaaacctaggggctggttccagggggcgctgttgagccattttgccacgcccaattcaaattactccagaatacaaaaatatccgcagaccttgaatttcctgcaaagtttcacaactttttgagcatgtctagaccctgaaaaagccctccaaaaggaaataataataataataataataataataataaaaatccttacagattcaatagggcctctcaccatcggtgctcgggccctaatgattAAAATCTGACACCAGGACAAAAGACATTCATCAGGTCTTTATTTGTAGGAGCTGAATTCTTTAAATTCATTCATACAGTGAgtgaacacagagacacactgtggAGGACGATTTTACCTTTAAGAGTTCGAACGataaacatgcatgtagaaatcatacaaacaaaaaataaatcattaaattaaacataattaaagCTTTAAGGAGATTCTTCTGAGTCCAGTGTTTGATCAGTGTCTTGGTTCTTCCTGGTGTCAGAgggaatgaaaacacagagagaggacaaagttacaaaacaacaatattcaTTAAACCTAACGGATGTTAAATCAAAGagtaaaataaacatgtgaatGAAGCTAATATTACTTTGATAACATATATTCTGACCTTCATGAAGGGGTTTATTTCAGGagtgttgtgtttatgtgtgatgTTTCCATCAGTTACCAGTATGTTGATCCACTGGGATTCAGAGTAGATGTACAGAGCTCGTCGGTCGGTCCTCAGCACCATCACGTTCTCTCCTCGCAGCCTCCGCATCTGTTTCTCTCCGTCCGCGAGAAACACCTGGAGACACGCTGAGGTTagacgggagagagagagagagagagagagagagagagagagagagagagagagagaatgtgtgtgtgtgtgtgtatgttcgtGTCACTAACCGTCTGCACTCGGTCCAGCGGTCGCTCTGGGGTTTGAACCTGTGAACAGTCACATTTGGCGGGTGGACCgctgtctcctgtgtctccaTGCAGACCTGACAGGACGTACACTACAACACAACAGAGCTGATCAGTGAGACACAGTCAGTGAGACACAGTCAGTGAgacacaaacagtgagacacagacagtgagagacagacagtgagacacagacagtgagacacagacagtgagacacagtcagtgagacacagacagtgagaaacagacagtgagacatgaGGCTCCGAGCTTCTGGACCTGCTGTTTTACTTATTCTAGAATCAAACCTGgaggtcaatcaatcaatcaatcaatcaatcaatctatcaatcaattaatcaatcaatcaatcaatcaatcaatcacattcagTTAAAAAGTGTTGCAATAAAAACTGTCTCTCCAGAGTTAAGGGATTCAAACCTTGTCCAGGTCGTCCAGCGTCTCCAGTCAGACCAGAACGTCCTGCAGCACCACGATGACCCGGTTTCCCCGGAGGACCACGAGAACCTTTCAGCGCCTGAACACACATCGAGTCACTGGTTAGCAGGCAGGGGGCGGGAATCGAACCTCTCACTACCAGCTGTGTGTCCACATGCTGTTTAATTCAGGCCAGAAAATGGATGTGAAATCATATCCTGACTTCACAGtgatgtcatgatgatgtcatgatgatgtcatgatgatgtcatgatgcgctcaccactgctcctctgcctccagctcGTCCTCGGTGTCCCTGCCCCCCCCTCAGACCCGGGTCGCCCCTCACACCCGCGTTACCCTGGAACAGAACAGATCACAGAACCTCCTCagtgttttattctgaagggaACATTCACAGCGTCACACGTTCCTCTACCTTCTCTCCAGGACGTCCGGCGACGCCGCTCTcgctctgcagacacacaacgagACAGtcagttgtgttattttgtcaCATTTGCAGGAacaggagacaacaggagacGAGTGACTTTGTCCTCACCGTCTCTCCCTTGGGTCCTTGTGTTCCTTTCATACCTTTATCTCCCTAAaagatcaaaataaataaaatataaatacattatatagaAAAGTGGAAAATGTCAGAGGTGTTTGAAGTGTGTATGTTTGCAGTTTATCCGTCACATACCCTAGATCCCTTATTGCCTTTACTGCcctgtgaaaacacagattGTTATTAATGAATAATTTATCACATTATATTGCACCACATTAATATttgctcatgtttttttttttacctttatcATCCCGGGAGCTCCTATGTGTCCGTACAGACCTCTCCAGCCTCGAAGCCCCTTCTCCCCCTGTGGAGACaattaacaacaacaaaggtTGTGTAACTGACAATATACACTGAGACAGGGAGCAAcacaacagtttgtgtgtttctcaacATGGTGGATCTTTCTCCGACCTGTTGTCCTGCTTGTCCCATGACTCCTTGTGTTCCTGCTTCTCCCTCAGGACCCTTCACACCAGGTTCACCCTGAAATACACACAACTTCATTTATCCTTTTATAACTGTTGATCCGGCAGGAATATTATATTTGTCTTAAAAGAAATATAAAGGTTGTTTCacatgcatctgtgtgtgtgtgagtgtgagacacTGCACCTTCGGTCCTCTGGGTCCTCTGCAGCCCTTCAAAACACAATGGTGATTATTAACTTTAATGATTAATCCtcataatgaaaacacattatttcattttattaggAATTCCCAAATTTCAGCACTTAAAATGAAACTTGTCGCACCTTTTCACCTCTGGGTCCTGTGATGTGTTCGGTTATATCAAActgcagagatggagacagGTTTAGattgagagagagtgtgtgtgtgtgtgtgtgtgtgtgtgtgtgtgtgtgtgtgtgtgtgtgtgtgtgtgtgctcatcacCATTATCTCTGCTTTCCATTTGACTGGAGGAATCATGAGCGGTGGAGGAGGGATGAAGACGTCACATTTCCGAGCCGACCACCTGCCGGAGGGAAACTCTACAGACAGAACACGTGTGAAACTTCCTGTTCGaccttatcacacacacaacatgaagaagagacacacacacaaacacacacacacacacaaacacacaaacacaagctcgCTGACTTCATCACAGTTTGTTCTTGAAAACCTTCTCATTTCTGGAACTAGCTGAGAAATGTCTGAATCCAAACCAGTTCATCTTAGTTTGAAACGCTCATCATGGTTTCACATTAGATTCAGGATCTGAAACAGAACCAGTTCCATGTTCGGTGTTTGCACTTACTGGTTGTGGCAAAGGAAGCAGCCGGCTGGAGGCCACTGAGCAAGGCAGTCCATCCCAGAACCAGCTGAGTCAGCATCTCCTCTATTCCTGCAGCAACCACATGTTAGAGGACCAGTGAGGAGGATagagtgacatctagtggtgagggtGCAGATTGCAATCAACTGAAGGAGTTCTgagctactgtagaaacatgtgGGACTGTGAAGGGAGACGATCGACTCCCAGTGCAGATTTAAAAAAGTCTCAATCTAACGTAACAGAAACACGATCACTCCCTCAGGTGATTCACttttatattaaacatttaaaatgtgaattttccatttatgcatttaaatcctgacactggacctttaattatATTAAGTACATTCAGTCTAGAACATGAGCATTGGAACAGTTACACATTTTATTGTGGAAAATGCCAGGATGTAAATTGACGTGTTTCAGAGATTTTACAACAACATGCAAACATCTgataaacctttaaaaaaaatcaaaagatCAAAAAACTGTATAATTCTCCTATTTACAAGTTAACTATATAACAAGTGGGAGATTTAAAAGGatatttcatttgtttacagTTTGCAGATTTCACAATTAGAAACTTATAAATCCCCAAATAGACAAAGATCACTAATCAACAAGGTAACAGATCgattattaaataatatgaattaaaaataacaatcaATATGAATCCTTTCCTGATTTATCCATGAAATATGTGACTGTTTGTAAAACTAAAGATGAATCTCAACATCTCAACATCTCAACACATTCATCCTGATCCAtgattaatgtttaattttctATAATTATCATGAATATTGTCTCCGTCACAGACGCTGCTTCTCCTCAtgttgcatgttgtgtgttcagCCTGCTCCGTGTTGTGTGTTCAGCCTGCTCCGTGTTGTGTGTCTTACCTCGGTGACGTCTCCTGTCCTCAGCTGTGTGGACGCTCTCCTGCAGTGGAGGCGTCTGTCCGAGCGGCTTCTCTCCGTCCAGCTGAGCCTGGACAACAATCTGCTACGTTTGCACGTCGACTCCCAACTTGTCTCAATAAAGCGTGGAAATGCAACGCAGCCTCTGGCAGCGCTCTGCGGGAATAATCAGATAATTACTCGGCGGCCTGAGCCAAAGAGAGGCCGGCTCCTCAGGCCAGGCTGTCCAGGAGGAACCGGCTGAGAGCAGGCGACGGCACCTTCTGTCATGTTGTGTTATATCAACATCCCTGTATTTCATTCACGGGTCAGGCTTTTAGCCAAGTTCCTCACAGGGAGCAGAGCAGCTGGAGTGATGCTGCTGTGGAGACCTCACAGTGAGgtcagggggagagagggagggaggtcaaaggtcagcaacAATTCTAAATACATCAACATATCAGGGTCACTGTTTAATGAGTGATTAAAAGAATAAGGTCAGGGGTTTCCAAAATAGGGAGTCACGTGTGAGTCAATGTAAAATCTTGATCTGATGTTCTTCGTCCCCACATGACCGATGAGATGAAGATGAGTTAGCGACAGCAtcacaggaaacactgacatGTGCAGGTAGTTGATATTTTCTGAACGAGTCCTCACACTTATGTTAAACAGTCTCTCCTTGAGTTTTAAATATTGTGAATATTAAACAGTGTTTACTTCAATCATAAACAGTTTCTCTGATTCTTGCACCTTGTTAAGGCCGGCGAGGCCAATTGTGATTCATGAATATGTTTATACATATTAATTTGAAATCTATCATCTACTCATCAATCCTCTCGAGGCACACTGGGGGTTAAACGGTTGAAAAGGAATTCCAGGTTTAGACGATAAAAGTAaaattcagaaaaaaatgaGAAGAACTCATTCCTTCACTTCCTCATCAACAAAATGAACGttacagaaaaatatgaatttgaagTTCACCTATTAGTCTTCTCCCCGATTCTTCTTTTAGTCTTTCAGCCGATCTACAGCTTCTCTTTAAGATTGTTGTTATAAAATCTGTGCCTGATAAAAATACCATGAACAACTTTGAGCATTAAAAACACAGCACACGTCTTTGCAAGAGCATCTTCCCTTTTATTGAAAAATTGATAAAACTAAACATTAGTGTCCATCCAATCGTTTTAAAACATCCCCGCTTCTTTCTCACGTTAAAAAACTCCCCAAAGCTttacttttaaaacatttcttttaaaagttcgtcagtttcttttatttaaagtatttaaaagtCACAAATAGAGAAGTGCAGACATTTCAATGTTCGTTTCTTTACATTAAAAATGAGATAAGACATTTGTGTGGGACGACAGAAAGGAAACCAGGAAGCTACAATAATGTACAAGAGCACTGATGAGTTGTAAACGGCCAGAAAAACCGGCTCAGGAGGAAATTACCTCATCTGTACAAATAGGTTTCAGGGAATATTCAATTAATACTGCACCAGAGCCTCACCACAGCGTCTACAGAGGGAAAAGCACTCTCCTGTCCCCACTACAGCTAATAACACATCTTTAGTCACAGCTTTACAAAGTGTGACCGTGCTTCCCTCGGAGTGTTTATTAAAAACTACCCGACAGCTCGAGCTacagagataaaaagtgatgtgCTGCTAgaattcatttttaaaaaaCACCTTTCTCAGAGAGCAAAAAGGCAAAGAGGTGCGAAAAGGCCGAGGACGCTGGATTCAGGTGAAATCAGCTGATTCAACATGAAGCCTGGCTTGTCCTCCTCGCGCCTGTGCAGCAGtctgaccaccagggggcgcttcATGTTTTGCCGTCAGCCTGGCGGAGGCGTGTCTGCAGCTCGCCGACCACGCGGCTCATCAGGCCGCCCAGCTGCTCGTGCACGTGGACGAGCTGCAGCGGCGAGCAGCGACTGAGTTCAAGTGGCGTCATCCTGCAGGTGAGGGCGTCCACGTCCCCCAGGAGCCCTTCCCCGTGAAGCGGTCcctcgtcttctcctcctcctcctcctgtcggcGTGTCGGGGGTTCGATCCCCGGAGACGTCCTGGTGAGAACTTTCATCTGCAGGAACGGGTTCGTCCATCAGCTCCGTTGCTGCGAATACAGATAGTTTATTGTTGATGTACTTAAAAAAGGACAAGTTGTACATTTACACGTCTGATTAAAAAAGTATATCAAAATAGTTCTACACACCGAGAGTCTCGCCTGAGGTcttgtcctcgtcctcctggttTTGAGGAGCACTGGTCTCCTCCAGTTCAGACGTCATCAACTCCATTTCATCGAGACTCTTCAACTCGTCTCCACCTCGACCTTTACGCTGGAAGACAGAAGCTCAGGTGTCACACGAGGTTATATTTGTGTTATCAGACA from Pleuronectes platessa chromosome 14, fPlePla1.1, whole genome shotgun sequence carries:
- the LOC128455552 gene encoding acetylcholinesterase collagenic tail peptide — its product is MGQAGQQGEKGLRGWRGLYGHIGAPGMIKGSKGNKGSRSESGVAGRPGEKGNAGVRGDPGLRGGQGHRGRAGGRGAVALKGSRGPPGKPGHRGAAGRSGLTGDAGRPGQVYVLSGLHGDTGDSGPPAKCDCSQVQTPERPLDRVQTVFLADGEKQMRRLRGENVMVLRTDRRALYIYSESQWINILVTDGNITHKHNTPEINPFMKEEPRH